CGAAGCAAAAATTGCCCTGGCAAGAGGTTCATCGCTTGTTGGAACGGCAACTTGCTCCGGCGAAGGCGGTTTGCTGCCTGACGAGCGTAAAGCTGCAAAGAAATTCATTTACGAACTTGGCACTGCCTCATTCTCCCACAAAGACGATTCCATCAAGCAAGCCGACGCCGTGGAGATCAAAATCGGCCAGGGAGTAAAACCAGGTTTGGGCGGACACCTTCCCGGCAACAAAGTTACCGCTGAAATTGCCAAAATTCGCGGACTTGAAAAAGGTGAAGACAGTGTATCACCCGGACGGTTATCGGGTGTGGAAAATTTGGACGACCTGAAAAAAATGGTAGCCCACATACGCCAGATTACAGACGGAAGACCCGTGGGCATCAAATTCGCTTCAGGCCATATTGAAGAAGATCTTGAATTCGCTCTGCAGGCCGAACCCGATTTTATTACCATTGATTGCCGCGGCGGAGCCACAGGTTCTTCACCCAAGTTCCTGAAGGACAATGTTGGCGTGCCGCCCGTGTTTGCAATTCGACGTGCCCGGAAATACCTGGATGCAAGAGGAAGTACTGTAACACTCTGTATTACGGGAGGCTTCCGCAATAGCGCTGATATTGCCAAAGCTCTCGCCCTCGGAGCAGATGCCGTTGCTCTGGCCACCGCATCTTTAATATCCATAGGCTGCATACAGGCAAGAGTTTGTCACACAGGTACCTGTCCGGCAGGGATAACCACCCAAAATGAACAACTGCGCCAACTTTTCGATCCCGAAAACGGTGTGAGAGGTTTTGTTAATTTTTTCACTGGCGCCAATAATGAGCTGAAAGTATTTGCGCGCACCAACGGAATCAAAGATGTTCATAACTTCTGTGTAACTGATCTGCTTACCGACAGTGTTATCGTTTCGCAATTTACTGATATTCAGCATATATAAGTACCAGGAAAAGATGTATGAAAGAAAATAAAGCAAGTATCAAACCTCAGAAGAACGGACCGCTGATAGTAAAGAACCTTGATAAATTCACCAATTCAAGGAATGAAGCGATCGAGATAAAACCTATAATGGTTTTATGCCGTTGCGGAGGGTCAAAAAATAAGCCGTTTTGTGATCAAACTCATGCCAGCATAGGTTTTTCCGACGAACGAAGCGAAACTCGTGTACCTGATAGAAAAGACACCTACAAAGGCAGAAATATAACTATTCACGACAACCGCGGTATATGCTCTCACGCCGGCTTCTGTACCGATAACCTTTCCAGCGTTTTCCGCATGGGCAAGGAACCATGGATTGATCCTAATGGCGCTGATGTGGAGGACATCAAGCTTGTCATTAAAATGTGCCCCTCAGGCGCGCTATCATATACGGAAAACAACCTGGAAACTAATGATTTCTCAAACGACGAGGAAATACACATCAGAAAAAACGGCCCCTATAACGTACGGGGCGGTATCGTGATCGAAAACGTAGACTTGGGCGATGGTGCTTCAAAAGAGCACTACACACTTTGTCGTTGCGGGCATTCAGGAAATAAACCCCGCTGCGATGGTACACACTGGTACGCGGCATTTAAAGACGATGAGGGTAAAACCATTTCTGCCGCTGCACGTAAAACAGAACAGCAAGCACCCGAATGGGTGAAAGTGGCTCAGACTGATGAATTAATGAACGGACAAACCAAAAAACTGAACTTACACAATCAGCAGATACTGCTATCGCGGGTTGATGATAAATACGGTGCAATCGAGGGGATTTGTTCACATCAAGGCGGGCCGCTAATTGATGCCAGGATTGAAGCCAAGATCATTCGTTGCCCCTGGCACGGACATCCTTTTGATCCCCTGAGCGGAAAATCCTTGGGCAACGATGCCAACCTTAAAACTTACAAAACGGATGTTCGCAGTGATGGCATATACCTGGAAATAGCAGCTCCCGAAAAATCGGCCTGGACGGTAAGCCATGTTCTGGCTGAAACATTTGTTAACTGGGGTATCAAGCATGTTTTTGGTATGGTCGGGCATTCCAACCTCGGTATTGCGGAAGCTTTTCGTATTCAGGAAGAAAAAGGGAATATCAAATACATTGGGATTCGCCACGAAGGAGCGGCAGCTTTTGCAGCGTCAGCTTATTCCAAAATTTCGGGCAAACCCGCAATCTGTTTTTCTATTGCAGGACCAGGCGCCACCAACCTGCTAACCGGATTGTGGGATGCTCATATAGACCGCACACCTGTTCTGGCCATTACTGGACAGATTAATACTCAGTTTTTAGGCCCTGGTTCCTTTCAGGAAATTAATTTACCGGCAGCCTTTCAAGCTGTTGCGCCGTTCAGCAAAATTGTTATGCCCGACAGCAATCACGCAGCGCTGGCTTCTTTAGCTCTTAAAAATGCCATTGTTCAACGCAATGTTTCGCATCTGATCGTTCCGGACGATGTTCAAACGCTCGATGCCGGAACCCAGGCACCGGGCGAACCTGATGGGCGGCTTTCCGATACTTGTATCGCTCCAGCCCAGGATGCTGTGAATCTCGCCATGTACCGCATTTGGCGAACCCGAAAACCAGCTGTTATCGTTGGCTATGGAGCCAGAAATAGCATGCCGGAAATTATCGAATTTGCCGAAAAGCTCAGGGCACCCGTATTGACGACTTTCAAGGCCAAGGGGCAGATTTCCGATTCACATCCTCTTGCAGTTGGTGTATTGGGAAAAAGCGGCACACCTCTTTCCGCCCACTTTATGAATACCGCGGATTTGCTCATAGTATTTGGATCATCCTTTTCTCAACATACCGGTATTGACCAAAGCAAGCCTATTATTCAAGTGGACAATGAACAAATGGCACTGGCAAAATTTCATGCCGTTGAGAATCCCATCTGGGGCGATGCAGGGATCACTGCCAGATTATTCATCGAGAAATTGGCAAACTATTCACTATCAACAATATCAACCGAGCAAATTGCTGCCAGTAAAGCAGAGTGGAAAGCCAAGAAAATTGATATGGCTGCAAAGATCGGCACAAATGGGGTGAATTCAAGATTCGTCATTAATGAACTTAGCCGTTTACTGCCCGATAATGCCATCGTTGCGCTTGATGTTGGGAATAGTACTTATTCATTCGGAAGGTATTTTGAATGCAAAGGCCAGCGGGTTATCTTGTCAGGCTATCTCGGCAGCATCGGCTTCGCATTCCCCGCAGCCATGGGCGCTTATTTTGCCATGCCCG
The nucleotide sequence above comes from Candidatus Syntrophosphaera sp.. Encoded proteins:
- a CDS encoding CDGSH iron-sulfur domain-containing protein, coding for MRKIITAKNGPLVFINPKEITESSGNKFSVDKPSAAFCRCGHSNSKPFCDGTHGKIGWTSEKREDRQPRKVDDYKGQKITIHDDRGICAHVGFCTDGLPKVFRMGVEPWIDPDAETVEKIIATIKKCPSGALSYSIDGVKYDKFSTQPEIVVTENGPYFIKGSIELEDDDHPESEEHYALCRCGNSQNKPFCNGQHWHSKFRDDGIAKDVGLNENEKVAEIQKLAQTGKSENSSMSTLREYPTLDTLVFKGAQLHKMPLNEDIQVNTKTIIGKTAKHPLELDMPFYVSHMSFGALSREAKIALARGSSLVGTATCSGEGGLLPDERKAAKKFIYELGTASFSHKDDSIKQADAVEIKIGQGVKPGLGGHLPGNKVTAEIAKIRGLEKGEDSVSPGRLSGVENLDDLKKMVAHIRQITDGRPVGIKFASGHIEEDLEFALQAEPDFITIDCRGGATGSSPKFLKDNVGVPPVFAIRRARKYLDARGSTVTLCITGGFRNSADIAKALALGADAVALATASLISIGCIQARVCHTGTCPAGITTQNEQLRQLFDPENGVRGFVNFFTGANNELKVFARTNGIKDVHNFCVTDLLTDSVIVSQFTDIQHI
- a CDS encoding CDGSH iron-sulfur domain-containing protein, which encodes MKENKASIKPQKNGPLIVKNLDKFTNSRNEAIEIKPIMVLCRCGGSKNKPFCDQTHASIGFSDERSETRVPDRKDTYKGRNITIHDNRGICSHAGFCTDNLSSVFRMGKEPWIDPNGADVEDIKLVIKMCPSGALSYTENNLETNDFSNDEEIHIRKNGPYNVRGGIVIENVDLGDGASKEHYTLCRCGHSGNKPRCDGTHWYAAFKDDEGKTISAAARKTEQQAPEWVKVAQTDELMNGQTKKLNLHNQQILLSRVDDKYGAIEGICSHQGGPLIDARIEAKIIRCPWHGHPFDPLSGKSLGNDANLKTYKTDVRSDGIYLEIAAPEKSAWTVSHVLAETFVNWGIKHVFGMVGHSNLGIAEAFRIQEEKGNIKYIGIRHEGAAAFAASAYSKISGKPAICFSIAGPGATNLLTGLWDAHIDRTPVLAITGQINTQFLGPGSFQEINLPAAFQAVAPFSKIVMPDSNHAALASLALKNAIVQRNVSHLIVPDDVQTLDAGTQAPGEPDGRLSDTCIAPAQDAVNLAMYRIWRTRKPAVIVGYGARNSMPEIIEFAEKLRAPVLTTFKAKGQISDSHPLAVGVLGKSGTPLSAHFMNTADLLIVFGSSFSQHTGIDQSKPIIQVDNEQMALAKFHAVENPIWGDAGITARLFIEKLANYSLSTISTEQIAASKAEWKAKKIDMAAKIGTNGVNSRFVINELSRLLPDNAIVALDVGNSTYSFGRYFECKGQRVILSGYLGSIGFAFPAAMGAYFAMPGRQVVSVSGDGGFGQYMTEFNTAVLYNMNITHILLNNNELGKISNEQREDKIPVWQTRLNNPNFADYANNCGGLGIQVTKRADLDHAVRKALAYNGPALVEIITDPLLT